The Telopea speciosissima isolate NSW1024214 ecotype Mountain lineage unplaced genomic scaffold, Tspe_v1 Tspe_v1.0546, whole genome shotgun sequence genomic interval TTGTTAGCAGCATTCAGAAAGATGGAAACCACGCGTTATAAGTTCTGTTGCAAGACAACCAACATAAAGGAGCTTGTAGGCATATATGGAAAGGAGTTGTACACATTAAAATCTAAGGCTCTACGTTAATGCTTTGGCCAGACTATCATAACAAGTCCCCAGGTAACTCTTCTGTCGTCTCTTTCCCCCCATCTTTCATGTCTGACATTTCCAACAAACTGGGAGCCATAAACATGTCTTTCTTCCTCAATAAGTTCACCAGTACAATAAATAGAGCCCCTGTACAATCTAACGCGTAGTTTTTCTCCTTCAGGAGGTTTAGTAGTTGAGGATCTCATTTAGATCCTCAAGCACATATTTGAACTTGCATAGAAGTTAATAAGAAATTAAGAACTGTGAAATGAAGAAGTGGGTacaccctccccagaccccgcagtggcgggagcctcgtgcactgggtacaccccaAGAACTGTGAATGAAGAAAGGGAAATGATATAAAATAGACATGGCTACAGCGCTATCAAACTCTGAACTCTCTTATTCAAACCCAGCCCAATCCCATCTCCATATGCATAAATGGAAATGCCCTCATAAATCCCAATCTAACAGATGGAATGGTCGATAGCACCTGCCAGATTGTTACTGAAAACTTCCCATGAGGAACATACTTTTATTGCTGTCTAGAAAGGTGCAAAATACTTTCAATATTGTCATAACAATAGCTTGTATATTCAAAGGGTAGTTACTTAGAATAGAATTTTATGGTTTGAACAATTGGATAAGAATTTTTCAGTGGCATTTGTGAAAAATGCATGCAACAGCATCACTCATTCCAATCTGACAGTTGAAACCCTCAGTATCAACTGCCCTCACTCATTTTCCGagacaaaaatataaatatttgaGCAACCCTGATTCTTTATAAATGGCACTAACCCCAATCAGCTTTTTAAATCAGACcataaaacatgcaaataacTTCGAATCCCAGCCATCTACTTGAACATGGAATACAAGTAGATTGTTTATAAAATAATAACGTAAGAAAAACGAGAATTACCAGAGGTGCATCTTGAATGTTACATTGCACTGTTGTTGCTTCCTCCCTGCTCTTGCATAATAGAGGAGAGTAATCACTACTAGCCTCCCATCTCAACCAAGGAAGAACAACTCCATCCATTTCAACAGGAAGAGAAGATCTTGTTGAAATCCCTGAAGTTTCCATTTCCCTGTAATGGATCATTAAGTACCTTGGCCTTGTTCCTCCTAATGTTGAACTTGCATCACTCCTTTCTCCATCGAATGACGAAATATCTGTATCTTCAACATTTGAAATAAAGTCTTCGAAATACTTCTCTGCCTCTTCAGTCAAGCACTTGGACATCCTCCTTCTATCATTGCTCCCCTGATTAAATTATGAAACAATATTTAAAGACAAGGGAAGGGCTCACTCCAGCTCTTTTATTGCAGGATCAACTGTAAACATGTTAAATGCAGGACTGGACAAAGAtgtgtcagagagagagagagaaggcttTCTACCTTTCTAGCACGTGAAGGCTTCTCTATAATAGCAGCCTTATCTGGATCAGGAAGCAATTCCCTAACAATTTTAGAAAGCTCGTGACCACGTTGTTCTTCAACTAATATCTCAGCTAGCAATTCTTGTTTACGCTTTTCTGACTGAAAGAATTAAGTTCACATCTATCAACATTGCAGCAATAAAAGCAAAGTCGATCAAACGTCTAAAAGAGAGGCCCAAATAACCCATCAGATTACCACATCAAACTTAAGTTCAGATCAATTATTTGGGGACTCCCAAAAGAATGTATCAGATTAGAAATGACTGATTTCTGAAAGATTAATGAAATTGGCAATTAGTACCTGTTCCAACTTTGACGCATAATTCTTTCGGATTATAGCTACAGCCTGAAGAATGTCTGAATAGTTTGATTGTAAGCAATCACCTTCTACTAAAACAGTGGGCCTTGTTTTCACCATGGCCTGCAGAAGTACATCAGGACAACACAAGCTTCAGCAAATGAGCAAGGTTTAACTAGAGCAGGATAGATTCCATAGGAAAGCAGGTTTAGGAAAAGAAAGAACCACCAAATACCTGTTCAAGCTCAGTTCTGATTTCTTTAACAGCATGCCTGAGTTCTTTTCGCATGGCAACATACAATGCAGTTCCTTCTCCATCCCCAGTAGGATGGTCTATCTGAAAGTGTAGAAGAAAGTGACTAAAGCAAGAAAGATATTCTTTCAAAACTCTCAAAAAGTCAAAAGTTAAATTTTCAACAGACTAACAACACCATCATCTGACCCTGTACAATATAGTGCTCATTTAAATTAAACTGATCTATTTCACAGAGACCAACCTTTTTCGGTGCACAAACTGCTTGTATTGTCCTCTCAGTTTCATTTTTACCGGAACAAGCATTCCATGCTTCATCGTCAGTTAATGCAGAAGAGTGGCTCTGAAAGTTCACAAAAAATTACTTTTAAGTTTGTTTCTTTCCACAGATAAACCATCCAAACATATATATTACAAGTGTACAATAAGGAGTACAACAATTATTAAACATTAAACCAGGATATTCTTCGATTACTCTTTATCCCAACTTCCTCTATTTCTTGTCCTCGaccaaataataagaaaaagaaaaagatcatGCCTTGTTTAGTACTAAGAGATTAAAATTTCTTACTGAGTAGCCATCATATAACTTCAATAGATCTTTTTGACTAAGAGATCCTTTCAGACACTGATGGTCAGGAGCTGTTCGCTGATGTGATGATCTTTGGTAATTTTCAGTAGTGAAATTCTTCAGGATAGCCTTGCTGCTAGATGTACGAGAATGATCCATATTACTCTGCCaatagaaatgaaagaaaatatatacatatatatttaatttttctattaTGCCAGAAAATGATGCAGAAGCTATACATGTATATAATACTATCTAGTTTTAAAGGGACGTCCGGGGTGGCATCCGAAACGCTCGGTGCTGGTCCAGACATCCCAGACGTTTATTGGCACATACGATCGGTCAGGACAGGAATAAATGACAGGTCCACTGTCTCTTTGTTACCATACACCAAAACCCAAAGTGCTCAATGACTTCCCACCAATCTTCgtcttcaaaacctggactCACTGAAGGCCGCTACAGGTCTCCTCTTGCTGGTATTCTTCCATAGGTAAGCCATCTCTGATTGCCTCCCTCTCTCTCCGCTTCCCCTGGCATGTGAGCTGGTTACTTTTTCATTGTCCCACACGTTCGCTCACTTTACTTGAGACCCCGAGAGTTGCAGCAGCCAATATGATGGAGTGGGTAACAGCTCCTCTTTGTAGTTCTCTATACACATTTGTTCTTTCTTTATGCCCCAGAGTTATCGAAAAGACCTGACTATATGGGAGACATTTGGCTATTTGCGTCAGTGGgtggttttttttatgtgtAGCGCCTATATACAGAAAGTAGAATGCAGgttgacaaaaagaaaaatgttaatttatttaaaatgaTTCGCTTTTAACCTGTTTCTGTCCAAGACACTTTGCGATATCCGGGATGCCTAGCGGGCCCCCAGACCTCCTGAATTAAAATCCGTTTTTCAAAACACTGATACTATCCCCCCAAAAGAAATCCATATTATGGCTTCATCTCACAGCAACACAAGGAATGACACGCATACACCAAATCTATCAATTATGCATCCGTTTTTTGAACAGTTTTGAGGAGGCACCATTTAAAGAATGACTGTTATGGTCAACCTGCATCCCAACCTTCCTGATCATGCACAATGAGCACAtgtggaggggggaggggagagcgGTATCCAGCATGATGACCCTAACCATCAGAAACTCAGGGAGACTATTAGAGCAACTTCATTAAGTAGCTCTGGGAATTTAGATCAAAAGAAACATAGGCACTGACATGATTAGGACTTGGAAATATGCTAACACCTCCAATTGGGTAGCATAAGAGTATTGCACACTTGTAATTGGACCTACCACAAATTGGAGAGGACAAACCCTGTTTTGGATCGTCTCgaacctaaaaaaaaacaattttcttGCTTCATAGCTGCTAATCACCCAAGCAGTTTTTGGTTGGTAATTACTATGAAAGGACAGCTAAAGTTTTCCCTAGTCTAGCTCCAATAAGGAACCGgaactgtaaaaaaaaaacacaaagcaaACAAGCAAAGTAACACAGAAGGTCTCTTAAATActaagaaataaataaacaaaaaaattaccaTACCAGATAGCCAATTCAACagtgaaattttgaatttggtGCTCTCACACTCTAATCCCGCTACTGCTCTCCCTCTACGCATTGGGCACTTACAATGAGGCACATGACAGACATATCAGCAAGGTTCATTGACCCTTGAAATGACAGACATGCCCCCAACAGGCAGGCAATAACGCTTAAGCACCTCTGTTACAACTTTGTTTagtcaattttctttttcctttttgggaagGGAATTCATTGATTATTTTTAACTATTGTAGTTTTTCCTATTTCTAGTCAGCCCATGGTTCATGGTTCATTATTTATATTAGATTTTAGTTTACTGTCAGTAATACGTTAAAATGTTAATAGTTTCAGTAAGTAcagttttttgaatttttagaaAGTCCTACTTTTAAATTATAAGGgtaattaaattgaaattaactATAATTGGGTTAGTTCTTTAATTTGGAAATCAAATTAGGGCAGGAAAGGTTTCATGATACCAAAGTCGGCCTTTCTTTCAAGGCCTTAGTGGAAATAACAATAGCAGATGACTTGGAAGTCCAAAAATATATGCTTTGGGATCCTTTGTAATTCAGTTAAATGGTGGATAAGAATATGCATATGGGTATACTTGGTTCTGACCGCAACTACACATCCTTTGCTATGGCCAGAAGGATTCTTCATTGTTGTTTCTGTTAGTTTCTGCAACTGTTTCTCGTTCTTACTCctgattacttttttttttagtttattctTCATCTGTTTTAGAGTTTCTTTTGCAATTCTTGAATTCTAGTTCTTTTGCTgttatttaaattttggatCAGATTACAGGTTCAAAATTGAACATCCATCTGGAAGTGGATAATCTTTAGGCAGAATGAACAAGTGGAGGAAAGAGTCAAAAGAGTCAGCAACCAGAATATGGGGCAGAATTGGTGGACCATTCCAGATATGTTTTCTTGagtttgtatttatttatttattttggctAAATCACACTGTATAGCTGTAAAGCTTCATGATCTTCTCAAATTTTGACTGAAACTTTATTTGTTGCTGAtctaaaaaaagggaaagaacatGAATGCTCAACCTGTGCTTGAGTTCATTAATGGAAATATAGATCAGAGTATCAGACTCCTGATTTCGCCAAGAATGATTTAAATCATCTGAATTTAAAAGTAATTCTTAATTCTGGccattttacattttaaaattATGATTTAATGAGTTTTCACTGACCAGTTGCATTAACAATTGGCTATTGATTCCTCCTAAAAGAtatcaatagttcaatactacTCAATCCATTCCCCTTAGTTTACCCTATATTTGTGATGTTCCtgatttatttaattagttGGTTGACATCACTCCTTTCAACCCTACACCCTCCTCACAGCAGCACATGTCATGCATGAAGTTGtttattgttttcctttttgttcaCACCCACTTGCTTCCCCCAACAACCCTAATTTATCTACGGTTATATGGTTTTGAGTGAGTCAATAATCTCAAGAATCTAAACGCTCTCTAGGTAGTGAAACCTCTCTATGATCAAGTAATAAAACTTGCTATCAAAATGTGCTCTGATAAGTCATCTTGGTGCAGAAGGGTTCGCTGACATACATACCCTTCAATAAACTCAACTGAAAATGGACAAAATGCCCCTAGAATATTGATAGTGTCATGGAAATTAAATAAGAGTTCGTCAAGAACATGTTGGTTAGTTGGTAAATGGAGGATTGTCGATGTATGCACACATAGGAGAGGGCCATTCACCTTAAAAATGACTAAATTTGTTGTAACATATCACCAATGAGGTCAAGACAAGGTAAAGCTCATCAATTTGAGTTAAGCAACACCTTATATTTAGAAAGCAGAAACAAACTAGAAAGAGTGTCTCGAGTTGAAACTGCCATGATATATTTGAACATCTAGAGCATCATAATATATGCATAGGTTAGGATACTCAACTATGCAtatcaaaagatgtattttCTAATAACAGACTCAAAGATTGTTTGCATGGATGTAtggaaaaaatgggaaaagTGTAAATGAGAAGACAAAAAGCTAGCTTCCACTCAACTCTCAACAGAACCTTGGCCCGATCACCGTGGCAGAAATCTTGTTTGGCCGTCCCACGTTCACAAGAAACGTACAGGCTGAGGCATAAGCTGAAAAAGTGAAGCTTCAAACTTCGTACCCAAAAGGATTTGGGCAAAGATTTTATGGCACCAGCCGGCCTGACAAAACCTCCCAAAATCAACACACTcctttttaaaaacaaaactcACCTCTTTCCACTTGATATGCATATCACGAATAAATACTTTGGAGCAATCAACAGGGCATCTAAACGAGATCATCAAAGAATGATCGGTTTTCTTggtgaagaatttttttgtcCATTTCTTAGAACCCCATTTCTAATTTAGACAAATCTCAAGTTCTGAACATTTCTCTTTTGTTCAGTCGTGGTGGGATTGATTCCAAAAACCTTGTGGTTTGATGCAGAATTTTAGCCAATAAAATCAAATTCTTGACAAAAGATGGTCCCAATACATCAATTGGGATACAGCGGTACAGGTTATCTCAATACATTGCTAGTTTATGTTCTTTTGTCTTGTCACTGAAAACCAGTTTTAGCATAtgcattataaaaaaaatttattcctCCTAATTTGTTTGGAAAACGTAATTCAGTAAACAAGTGTTTTCTATTGATTTGAAATGGTGTGTTTCTGTTTTGCAGCACAATAATGAGAGATTTGCCAAAGCATGTCATTCTCTCTGAATGGAAGTTTATCTCTGGTTCCAACAAATTCAGATCGTTAGTAGGGATGAGAGTGTTATGTCTTAAACATGTTAATCGTAAAGAATTAGATATCCTATTATCGGACAATGACCACTTGTGCCCATCCAGAAATAGTCACTGTTATGAATTCAAAGAGAAAACCCAAACACCAGGAAACGAACTTAACAGAATAATGtttgggaagaaagaaagaaaaagacagtAGACGAACCTCCGAATCACTAAACTGACACCGCGCGACAGAGAGGGAACGTCTCCTCCTGGAATTAGAACAATTGTCGGGAAAAGCTATGCCAGTGGAAGCGGAGGCATTGGCTGTACCACCTAGTCGTCCGTGTTGCCTGGAAACAGACCGTCCGCGCCTCTGCTCCTGAGAGTGAGATGCACCTTTGGTACCACTAATAGTTGCAGACGAGTAAGTGCCGCCAATGGCAGAAGTGCGGCGGGCTGATGATGATCGTGATCGGCCTCTTTCGCTTTCTCTGAGGATATCCGTGTCCGGATACTTGTCCTTGAGGTTGAGAGGGAAGAAGTCATTGGCAAGATCGTCAAGACTGATGATTTCAGGGAAGCCTGAACCCCTGACGGTGTTCACGAATCTGCTCCTCGGTGTAGCTGCCGGAAGCTCGTCCGATTCCAGCGCATGCGACCTCCCCGAAAATCTGCTGAGGCTCCTAGACCGGCGATGATGAGTGGCGCTATGATTGGAAGAAGAAGCTGCATCATCCACATTTGATGCAGCTCCAATCGGAGATCGCTTCGTCGTCGATTTAAACGCTGAAGTCGCCATCCCTTGatgagaagaacaagaagaagaaaaaaatggagaattatcaaattctagggtttgaagttgtcattttcaaatttcagtaGCGAAAGATTGTAGCAGCAACAAGAGTACGAGACACCGAAGGAAGGAAGctgaaattaaattttttgagcTGTTTGGAATTTGGATGATATGAATaactcaatttcaaaatttcaataaCAAACAACGTAGACACGTCACAGTCATACACGACTTCACTTCACAGGAGAGAAGCAGGCTTTTTGGCAATCACAACTAACAGCTACTAAATTGAATTGAAGGTGCCCAGGCCCCGCCCGCCAGTGATAAGGACCTTCCGTGGGATTTGTGTGTGGCGAGTAAGGGTGTTAATTTGGAATCGAAACCGAATATCGAAATCGAAACCGCCCACGTAAAATCGTATTAAATCGTATCGTTACAAAAATGGTACGATATGATATGATCAAATGATATTGACCACGATATGATACGATAATGATTTTTACGATCATACCATTAGTATGTACCCAAATCATATCGTTTTGGAGTGTaaacatgtaaaaataaaaaataaaaaagcatacACCATATGGTGATACACTAAAGACTAATACCTAAAGGCTGAAAGCCTAAAATCAAATTTCATACCGTTTTCAATACTGTTTTGTTAAAACTGAATTTCATACCATTTTGTATCGTATTCATACCAATCTACATACCGTTTATATATCATATCAAAACTGTACCATAGCGGTACGGTAACGGTATTGAAAATAAGACTCCTAAACGGTACGGTATGGTAACGATATTAAGTACCTGTTTTTTGTACCGTACCAAAACCAtaccggttgacacccttagtgGCGAGGCCTAGAATCAAATCTTGTCTTCACACTCGTCCTCTAATCCCTCAGTCTCATActtattatataaaataatggAGAAGAGTTTTCTCATTTTTGTCTGGGAGCGTGGCTCCAGCATCAACACCAACACCAGCACGAGACCAAAGGAAATGTGCGTGAAAGCATCAACAAGAATggaatttctctttttcatgggtgtgggtaagggtgtcaaaatctagCCCGAACCATTAAGATCGATCAAAATAGACCGAAAAAATCCGAATCGAACTGAACTGAtacttattggattggttttgggctGGGATATTGCAAGACCGGCTGACAATCGGACCGCACTAGACAGATCGATAACAAATcgaaaaccgaaccgaatgaaacTGATAAAAAAGTATAGAGTATAAAGTTATGAATAAGTGGATTGATTACCCATTGATTTAAATATTAGTGAACAATTTTCtagttgtaaggggaattgttacaaatcaatgagcatgaggttgaaaaaaaggaaattgatttgtcaccatgcttcttccattgatctcattgtttactatacaaaattagttggttatccaaaatgatttgatagtggggttctttttgtgatttcaatagtAATTATCTTCTCATTgattatttattaatttcaattttaattatcttctccttacaattaatgataaataactatatgatttgtaacaatgatttcgctacaaattctatttatccattgatttgaatattaattatcttataTTCTTCCTcatataatttattcttctttgtttgaacTATAACATGACCTGATGAACATATCAAACCATTTTTCTTATTTGAGTTTGTATACGTTTGTTTTTTACTTGGGAAGGTGAGTTGaagtgtttttattgaatctttTCTCACTACAAATTATGAATTTAATATTTCATTGTGGCTCAGACCTAAAAGCAAATCGATCTAAACCAATATTAACCCGATattaaaaatccaaaataaaccGAAACCACATTGGATCGAAAATCGAAgttttttaatgatttgattttgatctcaCCATTTCAAGACCAAAACCCGGTTCAATCCAACTGAAATTAAGCCGAAccaaccgtttgacacccctaagagTGGGGCGGTCCACCCCATTTTGTGTTTGGGGTGATCGGAGCCAGCCACGattcaaaacaaaaagagtcTTTTGTCCATAAAAAAGGCCTGATCCAAAAATATTAAGTACAAGTTTCCTGTATTGTAGACTGTGCATGTTTGCACGGTCATGCCACaagtcacaagtcacaagtCACAATAGGGGTCAAAAATGACCAAATGCCTTCCCCACTTAACgcattgatatatatatatatatcgttttttttaattttttggtaccTGTCACTATCAATGATTGGTTTTCCTATGGTGCCACTCAAACCTTTACATTGTTGTATCCATAGATTCACAACAAATCAATTAATGTTTCGGGTTCATTACTTGCAACATAATCCCTTTCTCGGTGGATCAAACCCATTACAACTCTCACAAGCGTCTTACTCTTAGTAGGTGAATATTCAActaggggaggggaggggaggggagggggtggaTATTCAAGTCAATGATCAAATGATTCCCATAAATTGTAATAGCCCAAAAATATTAAGTGCTTTTGCAAATAATTAGCCTGAGGTTGTGTCATGTGTATGAGAAAATGGTAAAAGTTCCCCTTTAAACCGCCAAATTAACCACgacagtaaaataaataaatatcaaataaaataaaacctaacCAATTTTTACTGTTGAACCTCTGGTGATCGACCGTGAGCCTCTGAAGCCCGAAACCCTAGCCTTTGGGTGGGACCTTCGTCCATGGGCTAGAAGTGGACCACGTTCAAAATCTAAGTAGTTGATGTCaaggtcttcttcttcatgtctGAATGCCTTACTAGCATTTCTTCAGACAGATAGATGACTTGGCCTTCCATCCTTAATAATATCATATAGATGACGACCATCAACACTTAGTCCGGCCTAATAAGTATTAACTATTTTTATGCTCTTTGGTCAAGTCAACTCAAATTCCATCAATTAGCTTAGTCCTACTTGGTTAGTAGAGAGTGCGGAGCCTTACAAAGTAGGATTACAAGATTATATCATACATAGAAATAAATCACAAGTCTAGAATAGTAAACTAAGGACGTGTTTGCTTCGGTTATTCTCAAAAAATCGAGTCTACAGAATCTAGATTCTTACTCTCAAAGACTGTTTGGTTGTTTTTGAGATGGATTTTCGGAAATCACATGATTTTACATTTCAACGTGAAAATGAGTTGCACAAGAATTCACCTCTCCAAAAAGAAACTGACTTTTGAGGTACCCAATATATATATCGGAATTTTGGGTGATTCTCACCCTAAATCTCAAATTTCAATACCCTAATTCTAAAATCGCGATACTCCATGACGAAAGCAGACTCAGTCGATCACCATCGCCTTCAACCTCCAGAAATTCGATCGCCATCATCTTCAACTTTCAGCCAATGATCGCCTTCAACCTCTAGAAACTCGACCGCCATCGCCTTCAACCTCCAGCACGGCGTCGCCTTCGACCTCAAGAAACTCTATTGTCATCGCCTTCAACCTCCATCACGTCGTCGCCTTCAACCTCTAGAAACAAGAAACTTtcgaagaagaaggagagagaagaggaacaGTACGACTGAAGGAGGTACCAACTGTTCTCTGCTCTCTGCTCTCTACTCGCTGCTCTCTGCTATCTGCTCtctgttatctctctctctctcttgctctctactatttctcaatctctctctctctctctctctcgttctctctgctctctgctatttctctctctcgtgCACTCTGCTATTTCTCAATCTCtgtccccccctctctctctctctctctctctctctctcgtgctcTCTGCTGTCCTTATCTGTTgtgtctcactctctctctcgctcttctCTTAGCTCAGACCAtcgatgtgttttttttttttttttaaatttatgctTCTCTGtccgatttaggttttctagttattgattataatttttgttgtgtttttCTTCCAGGTGGATTAAGGTGGACAGTGAAGACCACGTCAGGCAAGGCATTTGGTTTAAGACATCTCCCTGCTACTAGGGCATTTGGTTAAGGTgagtttctttttctcttctctctctctctgtatcttccttttgtttcataAATCAGAAAATTTCCAACACTTGTGATCTTAAAGCCTATGAGGAAGAACATCGGTGAGCAATCCACCAGTTTCTATTACTACAATTTTTGTTCCTGAATGGAAATATGTATCTGATGCATTTTCTCAACCAAaggattattttattttatatttttttgttttcttcaaaagAAAGAGTATTCTGGGATAAGGTCACTGACTCAGATCAACACCCTCCAGTCATAGCTGAATTAAAATGTCTATAACTAACTTATCTTCCCTCATTTTTGTGTTATTTAATCATGCAAATCATAGTGCTGGTTTGAATTTGCACAAGGAATGGATAAACATGCCTCTATTGCCTTGGGCACATATGCTAGCTTACTGtcattatttttgttcaatTCATCTTATGATCTAGGATTAATAAATATGAATAACCGTCCGTTTATATGCTGATTATTTTTGTGGGGTATTGGGTTTATTTGCTTATATCTCATCACCCAGACGTTATTCTGATTAGAATCAGTCAATTGATTGAAATTGTGGGGTATTGAGTTATATGCTCTACTTTCTCACACTTCACACTCCTGGAGATTTGGTAAGCATTGCGCACATGTGATATGGTCTCTGTTTTCCTCATTGAAATCATTTTTACTTTGTGAAAATCTTGAAAGTTGATGTTTCATTACAAGGTTTGTTTGCCCCTCTCTCAGTGGTTGTTGATCACCATAAAGACTTGAGACTTGACAGAAGGTTTGGGTCTTGGCAACAGCTTTGCATGCCTCATTCATCTGGAAATATCCAGTGTGGTTCTTCTTGTGAGACAGTCATCACCATTTTAGTTGTTTCTGTGATAATTTCAGACCTAGAACAACCAATAATAACTgctagaagaagagagagacaaaagagaaagagagagacaaaagagaaagagagaagaagagaatagggAGAAAAGTAGTGCTACCGATTGGAGAGGATGGGGACCACTTCAATTGGTAGTGGTATGACATCTACTCTCTATTGGTTAGGTAGTATGGATTTAGTGTTTGTAAGTCTTCAACTGACTTgttttgcattattttttgttGGCTTATAAAATTGTTATTGTTTTCTGTCcaggttttttcttttgtttgaacAGAATTTGATCTATTTGTTTGCTAATTCCTCTTATTTTTATTGCTGGGAGAATAACTTAACTGCATAAGATCTGCTGATTATATATGAAATAACAGAAGTTTGTGATGCACAACAATATTTTTATGTACCTCTTGTTGCTGTTGTTTTGTAAGTCCTGTATTGATCCCATTTTTGTTATAAAATCTTCAGTTGTCACCCAAAAAAAGAGGCATGATcctcataaattttttttggtattaagTCAATGTGCAACAGatgattctcttctcttgattaaaccattttttttaacaatcCAAGGCAAAGAATGTGAAGGATTGAGAATAATTGTTACTTTGTTTTTTACTTGCTTTTCTTGGTTAAACCATTTCTTACAATCAAAGTTGTTGCAAG includes:
- the LOC122648194 gene encoding uncharacterized protein LOC122648194 isoform X1; translation: MATSAFKSTTKRSPIGAASNVDDAASSSNHSATHHRRSRSLSRFSGRSHALESDELPAATPRSRFVNTVRGSGFPEIISLDDLANDFFPLNLKDKYPDTDILRESERGRSRSSSARRTSAIGGTYSSATISGTKGASHSQEQRRGRSVSRQHGRLGGTANASASTGIAFPDNCSNSRRRRSLSVARCQFSDSESNMDHSRTSSSKAILKNFTTENYQRSSHQRTAPDHQCLKGSLSQKDLLKLYDGYSSHSSALTDDEAWNACSGKNETERTIQAVCAPKKIDHPTGDGEGTALYVAMRKELRHAVKEIRTELEQAMVKTRPTVLVEGDCLQSNYSDILQAVAIIRKNYASKLEQSEKRKQELLAEILVEEQRGHELSKIVRELLPDPDKAAIIEKPSRARKGSNDRRRMSKCLTEEAEKYFEDFISNVEDTDISSFDGERSDASSTLGGTRPRYLMIHYREMETSGISTRSSLPVEMDGVVLPWLRWEASSDYSPLLCKSREEATTVQCNIQDAPLKVSRGFRVPESYLGHSAVYGPSGSLCDREEYPHFPDNEDLLHECWRQRQRINSGGLILCSRTFL
- the LOC122648194 gene encoding uncharacterized protein LOC122648194 isoform X3 — encoded protein: MATSAFKSTTKRSPIGAASNVDDAASSSNHSATHHRRSRSLSRFSGRSHALESDELPAATPRSRFVNTVRGSGFPEIISLDDLANDFFPLNLKDKYPDTDILRESERGRSRSSSARRTSAIGGTYSSATISGTKGASHSQEQRRGRSVSRQHGRLGGTANASASTGIAFPDNCSNSRRRRSLSVARCQFSDSESHSSALTDDEAWNACSGKNETERTIQAVCAPKKIDHPTGDGEGTALYVAMRKELRHAVKEIRTELEQAMVKTRPTVLVEGDCLQSNYSDILQAVAIIRKNYASKLEQSEKRKQELLAEILVEEQRGHELSKIVRELLPDPDKAAIIEKPSRARKGSNDRRRMSKCLTEEAEKYFEDFISNVEDTDISSFDGERSDASSTLGGTRPRYLMIHYREMETSGISTRSSLPVEMDGVVLPWLRWEASSDYSPLLCKSREEATTVQCNIQDAPLKVSRGFRVPESYLGHSAVYGPSGSLCDREEYPHFPDNEDLLHECWRQRQRINSGGLILCSRTFL
- the LOC122648194 gene encoding uncharacterized protein LOC122648194 isoform X2 — encoded protein: MATSAFKSTTKRSPIGAASNVDDAASSSNHSATHHRRSRSLSRFSGRSHALESDELPAATPRSRFVNTVRGSGFPEIISLDDLANDFFPLNLKDKYPDTDILRESERGRSRSSSARRTSAIGGTYSSATISGTKGASHSQEQRRGRSVSRQHGRLGGTANASASTGIAFPDNCSNSRRRRSLSVARCQFSDSESNMDHSRTSSSKAILKNFTTENYQRSSHQRTAPDHQCLKGSLSQKDLLKLYDGYSIDHPTGDGEGTALYVAMRKELRHAVKEIRTELEQAMVKTRPTVLVEGDCLQSNYSDILQAVAIIRKNYASKLEQSEKRKQELLAEILVEEQRGHELSKIVRELLPDPDKAAIIEKPSRARKGSNDRRRMSKCLTEEAEKYFEDFISNVEDTDISSFDGERSDASSTLGGTRPRYLMIHYREMETSGISTRSSLPVEMDGVVLPWLRWEASSDYSPLLCKSREEATTVQCNIQDAPLKVSRGFRVPESYLGHSAVYGPSGSLCDREEYPHFPDNEDLLHECWRQRQRINSGGLILCSRTFL
- the LOC122648194 gene encoding uncharacterized protein LOC122648194 isoform X4, with the translated sequence MATSAFKSTTKRSPIGAASNVDDAASSSNHSATHHRRSRSLSRFSGRSHALESDELPAATPRSRFVNTVRGSGFPEIISLDDLANDFFPLNLKDKYPDTDILRESERGRSRSSSARRTSAIGGTYSSATISGTKGASHSQEQRRGRSVSRQHGRLGGTANASASTGIAFPDNCSNSRRRRSLSVARCQFSDSEIDHPTGDGEGTALYVAMRKELRHAVKEIRTELEQAMVKTRPTVLVEGDCLQSNYSDILQAVAIIRKNYASKLEQSEKRKQELLAEILVEEQRGHELSKIVRELLPDPDKAAIIEKPSRARKGSNDRRRMSKCLTEEAEKYFEDFISNVEDTDISSFDGERSDASSTLGGTRPRYLMIHYREMETSGISTRSSLPVEMDGVVLPWLRWEASSDYSPLLCKSREEATTVQCNIQDAPLKVSRGFRVPESYLGHSAVYGPSGSLCDREEYPHFPDNEDLLHECWRQRQRINSGGLILCSRTFL